In Pyrus communis chromosome 8, drPyrComm1.1, whole genome shotgun sequence, one genomic interval encodes:
- the LOC137741549 gene encoding isoamylase 2, chloroplastic-like — protein MATLPLSMVIQASCCLNCGTTELSKLTAANRNIHRHNGLRGSVKLGIERNLVFGEVLQNFKETPLRDRDLKVYATSRVSVEPMEQRVYTSTETEEAGKVSTYRFRTETGDLVKVFVRMKNAKYIVNIEVSSLHLSSNDRLLVLSWGIYRSDASSFMPSNFRSSTPADRTTTLETPFTETSSGRFTLELEFEAKQIPFYLSFILKSPADADSSDLEIRSHRKTNFCFPVGFSRGDPAPLGLSFSNDGSMNFAIFSRNAESVVLCLYGETTTENPVLELDLDPYVNRSGDIWHASFESAWDFVSYGYRFDEGNVLLDPYAKIIAKSVPHGTGLKYLGRLCEEPAFNWAGDVRPDFAMEKLVVYRLNVTRFTEHKSSKLPTNIAGTFSGLTEKLEHLKDLGVNAVLLEPIFPFDEQKGPYFPIHFFSPMNCFGPSRGPVSAVNSMKDMVKKFHADGIEVLVEVVFTHTAEGEALQGIDISSYYHINRVADLKARNALNCNYPVVQQMVLDSLRYWVTEFHVDGFCFINASSLLRGSNGEYLSRPPLVEAIAFDPLLSKTKIIADCWDPHGSVPKETRLPHWKRWAEVNSKFSKDVRNFLRGEGLLSDLATRLCGNGDIFSDGRGPAFSFNFISRNSGLPLVDLVSFSGVELASELSWNCGKEGPTDKTAVLERRLKQIRNFLFILFVSLGVPVLNMGDECGQSTGGSPAYSDRKAFDWNALGTGFATQTTQFIAFLSSFRIRRSDLLQRRNFLKEENIDWYGSDQSSPKWEDPSCKFLAMKLKPDEEEANEPGDVSPPLWGDLFVAFSAADHSETLILPPPPEDMGWFRLVDTALPFPGFFSTDGEPVPEQMAGLFAYQMKSHSCALFEARSL, from the coding sequence ATGGCAACTCTTCCGCTGTCAATGGTCATTCAGGCCTCATGTTGTTTGAATTGTGGAACCACTGAATTGTCTAAGCTGACTGCTGCAAATCGTAACATACACAGGCATAACGGTCTGCGTGGTTCTGTAAAACTGGGTATAGAGAGAAATCTAGTTTTCGGAGAAGTTCTGCAGAACTTCAAGGAAACGCCTCTAAGGGACCGTGACTTGAAAGTGTATGCTACATCCCGAGTTTCTGTTGAGCCAATGGAGCAAAGAGTCTACACCAGTACTGAAACTGAAGAAGCAGGCAAGGTATCAACTTATCGATTTAGGACAGAAACTGGGGATCTGGTAAAAGTTTTTGTTAGAATGAAGAATGCCAAATACATTGTGAATATTGAAGTTTCATCGTTGCACCTGTCTAGTAATGATAGATTATTAGTACTGAGTTGGGGAATTTATAGATCTGATGCATCTAGTTTCATGCCTTCGAATTTCAGAAGTTCGACCCCAGCTGACAGAACCACCACCCTTGAAACTCCATTCACTGAGACTTCTTCCGGCAGGTTTACTCTAGAATTGGAGTTTGAGGCTAAACAAATCCCCTTCTACCTCTCGTTTATTTTGAAATCCCCCGCAGATGCTGATTCAAGTGACTTGGAAATAAGAAGTCATAGGAAGACAAATTTCTGCTTCCCAGTTGGTTTTTCTCGAGGAGATCCCGCTCCATTGGGTCTGTCTTTTTCTAATGATGGTTCCATGAACTTTGCCATCTTTTCAAGAAATGCAGAAAGTGTAGTTTTATGCTTGTATGGTGAGACCACGACTGAAAATCCTGTGTTGGAGCTCGATCTAGATCCATATGTTAATCGATCAGGTGACATCTGGCATGCATCATTTGAAAGTGCATGGGATTTTGTGAGCTATGGTTATAGATTTGATGAAGGGAATGTCTTGCTGGATCCATATGCTAAGATCATTGCGAAATCTGTTCCTCATGGGACAGGGTTGAAGTATCTTGGAAGACTATGTGAGGAACCTGCCTTCAACTGGGCTGGTGACGTTCGACCTGACTTCGCAATGGAAAAACTTGTGGTTTATCGGTTGAACGTGACGCGTTTTACAGAGCATAAGTCTAGTAAGCTACCAACTAATATAGCAGGCACCTTTTCGGGTTTGACAGAGAAGTTGGAGCATTTGAAAGACCTGGGTGTGAATGCAGTTTTATTAGAGCCTATTTTCCCATTTGATGAGCAAAAGGGTCCATACTTCCCTATCCATTTCTTTTCACCTATGAATTGTTTTGGACCTTCTAGAGGGCCTGTATCAGCTGTCAATTCTATGAAAGACATGGTGAAAAAATTTCATGCCGACGGAATAGAGGTCCTAGTGGAAGTTGTTTTCACCCATACCGCTGAAGGTGAAGCTCTGCAAGGAATCGATATCTCATCTTATTATCACATAAACCGGGTTGCGGATTTGAAAGCCAGAAACGCTTTGAATTGTAACTATCCTGTTGTGCAACAAATGGTATTGGATAGTCTTCGATACTGGGTGACTGAGTTTCACGTTGATGGCTTTTGTTTTATAAATGCATCATCTCTGTTGCGAGGGTCTAATGGTGAATACTTATCTCGCCCGCCTTTGGTCGAAGCAATTGCTTTTGATCCGCTACTCTCGAAGACCAAGATCATTGCAGACTGCTGGGATCCTCATGGCTCAGTACCAAAGGAAACTCGCCTTCCTCATTGGAAGAGATGGGCAGAAGTGAACTCAAAATTCTCTAAAGATGTGAGAAACTTTTTGAGGGGTGAGGGCCTTCTTAGTGACCTTGCTACACGGCTTTGTGGGAACGGGGACATCTTCTCGGATGGACGAGGGCCAGCATTCTCTTTCAACTTTATTTCCAGGAATTCCGGACTTCCTCTCGTGGACCTTGTTAGTTTCAGTGGCGTTGAGTTAGCTTCAGAACTGAGTTGGAATTGTGGGAAAGAAGGGCCTACAGATAAAACCGCTGTACTTGAAAGGCGACTTAAACAAATTCGTAATTTTCTCTTTATCTTGTTTGTTTCACTCGGCGTTCCTGTCCTTAACATGGGAGATGAGTGTGGACAATCAACAGGCGGTTCCCCTGCATACAGTGACAGAAAAGCTTTCGATTGGAACGCACTGGGAACAGGTTTTGCTACTCAAACCACACAATTCATCGCATTTTTAAGTTCGTTTAGGATAAGGCGGAGCGACCTACTTCAGAGGAGGAACTTcttgaaagaagaaaatatagaCTGGTACGGGAGTGATCAATCTTCTCCAAAATGGGAAGATCCATCCTGCAAATTCCTTGCCATGAAGCTGAAACCAGACGAAGAGGAAGCGAACGAACCAGGAGATGTTTCTCCCCCCTTATGGGGTGACTTATTTGTTGCCTTCAGTGCAGCTGATCATTCAGAGACTCTCATTCTGCCTCCGCCTCCGGAAGATATGGGATGGTTCCGTTTGGTCGACACGGCTCTTCCATTTCCAGGTTTTTTCTCAACTGACGGCGAGCCAGTACCGGAACAAATGGCGGGTTTATTTGCATACCAAATGAAGTCTCACAGTTGTGCTCTGTTTGAAGCCAGAAGCTTGTAG